One region of Vidua chalybeata isolate OUT-0048 chromosome 26, bVidCha1 merged haplotype, whole genome shotgun sequence genomic DNA includes:
- the WNT9B gene encoding protein Wnt-9b, producing the protein MCSLTHLFSSFFPSSLTGKEALTHFPSLGAPGGSGPGKGHVKQCELLQLSRKQKRLCRREPGLAETLRDAIRLGILECQFQFRSERWNCSLEGRPSLLKRGFKETAFLYAVSSAALTHSLARACSAGRMERCTCDDSPGLENRKAWQWGVCGDNLKYSTKFLKKFLGQKRIGKDLRAKVDIHNTNVGIKAVKNGLKTTCKCHGVSGSCAVRTCWKQLSPFHEIGRLLKLRYDDAVKVFSTSNDAVGHSELVGPHRHGHSAKQPALPRPTDLVYVEDSPSFCRPSKYSLGTAGRTCSREGNCDSMCCGRGYNTQSRLVTFSCHCQVQWCCYVECQQCMQEEVVYSCKQ; encoded by the exons ATGTGCTCCCTAACTCacctcttctcctccttctttccttccagcctgaccGGGAAAGAAGCCCTGACCCACTTCCCATCGCTGGGGGCCCCGGGGGGCTCTGGCCCGGGCAAGGGGCATGTGAAGCAGTGcgagctgctccagctgtccCGCAAGCAGAAGCGGCTGTGCCGGAGGGAGCCGGGGCTGGCGGAGACGCTGCGGGACGCGATCCGCCTGGGGATCCTCGAGTGCCAGTTCCAGTTCCGCAGCGAGCGCTGGAACTGCAGCCTGGAGGGCCGGCCCAGCCTGCTCAAGAGAG GTTTTAAGGAAACAGCCTTCCTGTACGCCGTGTCCTCGGCCGCCCTGACGCACTCGCTGGCGCGGGCGTGCAGCGCGGGGCGCATGGAGCGCTGCACCTGCGACGACTCCCCGGGCCTGGAGAACCGCAAGGCCTGGCAGTGGGGCGTCTGCGGAGACAACCTCAAGTACAGCACCAAGTTCCTGAAAAAGTTCCTGGGGCAGAAGAGGATCGGCAAAGACCTGAGGGCCAAGGTGGACATCCACAACACCAACGTGGGCATCAAG GCAGTGAAGAACGGCCTCAAAACCACCTGCAAGTGCCACGGCGTGTCCGGCTCCTGTGCGGTGCGGACGTGCTGGAAGCAGCTGTCGCCTTTCCACGAGATCGGGCGGCTCCTGAAGCTGCGCTACGACGACGCCGTCAAGGTCTTCAGCACCAGCAACGATGCTGTGGGACACTCGGAGCTGGTGGGGCCGCACAGACACGGCCACTCGGCCAAGCAgcccgccctgccccgccccaCGGACCTGGTGTACGTGGAGGACTCGCCCAGCTTCTGCCGGCCCAGCAAATACTCCCTGGGCACCGCAGGCAGGACCTGCTCCCGCGAGGGCAACTGCGACAGCATGTGCTGCGGCCGGGGCTACAACACCCAGAGCCGCCTGGTCACCTTCTCGTGCCACTGCCAGGTGCAGTGGTGCTGCTACGTGGAGTGCCAGCAGTGCATGCAGGAGGAGGTGGTCTACAGCTGCAAGCAGTAG